The region CGGACACCGAAGTGCGGTTTCGCCTGCGCATCCGTCACCAGGATCTGCTGGCCATAGGGCCCGGCAAGGTGGACCTGCTGGAAGCCATCCGCGAACATGGCTCCATCGCCGCGGCCGCGCGCAGCATGGGCATGTCGTATCGCCGCGCGTGGCTTCTGATCGACGAACTGAATCGCGCCTTGCGCGAGCCCGCCACCCATTCGGGCCATGGCGGCGCGAGCGGCGGCGGCAGCGGCTTGACTCCGGTTGGCGAGACCATCGTCAACCTCTACCGCGAGATCGAAGCGAAGGCGCAGCAGGCCTGTGCCAGACAACTCGATGGGCTGCTCGGACTGTTGAAAGACTGAACGCTAATTGGCTGATTGTCCGGCCGCCCGATGTCCTGTTCAGCCTGTCCCGCCAACGCCACGAGTTGGCCTGGCGCGCAGCCCGCGCAGCAACGCTACCCGGCCGTTTCCGTCAGCGCCGTGCGCAGCCACTCCACCAGCGCCTGTC is a window of Bordetella sp. N DNA encoding:
- a CDS encoding winged helix-turn-helix domain-containing protein; translated protein: MSAAKSDSSHATSSIRPMADGGNVAESAAADTEVRFRLRIRHQDLLAIGPGKVDLLEAIREHGSIAAAARSMGMSYRRAWLLIDELNRALREPATHSGHGGASGGGSGLTPVGETIVNLYREIEAKAQQACARQLDGLLGLLKD